A region of the Methylobacterium nodulans ORS 2060 genome:
CGTCCAGTCGGCGCCGTAGCTGATCGTGGTCCCGGGGCCGAGGATGGCGCGGGCGTCGGCCGCCAGCGCCCGCAGCTGCGCCACGGCCGGGAAGGTGGCGGCATCCGAGCGGACGGCGGTCAGCCCGACCATCTCCGAGCCGATCAGGAAGCTGTCGACCCCGCCCGCCGCCTCGGCGAGCCGCGCGCAGTGCAGGATGAAGCGGCGGAAGCTCCACTCGGTCTTGGCACAGGTGACGGTCGCGCCGGTCCAGGCCAGATCGGCCGGCCGCACCGTGCCGAAGAAGGCCGCCACCTGCGCGGCGGCCGCCGCGGTCTTGTCCGGGCTGCCCGGGCGGCCGATCGCCGGATCGCAGCTGAGGCGCCCGCGCCAGGGAAACGCCGCCTGCTCGGGCCCGCCATACGGGTCGGGCAGGCCATTGCCGGGAGCGATGTCCATCATCACGAACGGGTAGAGCGTGACCGACAAGCCCCGCCGCTTCAGCTCGCCGATCGCCTGCACCACCGCAAGATCCGCGGGCGCCCCGCCGAGCAGCGGGGCGCCGTCCGCGTCCCGGCTCACCACCGGCGCTTGCGCCCGGATGAGGCCGCCGGCGAGCCAGGGCACATCCGTGCTCTTGGTCGCCGTCTCGACCTTCGGCAGGATCCGGCAGGCGGCAAGCCGCAGGTCGGTGCCGTGCCACGCCACCACCAGCGCGACGTGCCGGCACTGCGGCGCCTCGGCCTGCAGCTGATCGAGCGCCTTCAGCAGATCGACCCCGCCCGAGACCATGTTCTGCCCGGCGATGCTGCCGAACTCGCTCGCCGTCACCGGGGCGGTGGCATAGACGAACTCGCCCATGCCCGGGATCAGGGTCACGGCGGTGATCAGCTCCTCCAGCGCCGGCCGCGCGGACGCGGCGGGCGGGCGGCGGATGATCTCGGCGGTGATCACCGGGACGCGGTTGCCGAAGGCGGCCAGCGGCAGATCCTCGAACACGAGATAAGCCACGCCCCGGTAGGCCGGGGCCGCGCCCTCGATCGCCTCGATCTTGGGATCCGGCAGCTGATCCTCCGTGCCGAGATAGAGCCGGGCCTGGTAGTCGGCGAGCCGGATCGGCTTGCCGTCCGCGTAGACCTCGCCGAGGGCCTGGATCGGCCCCTCGCAGAAGGCCACCGCCAAGCTGACGCTGTAGCTGTAGGTCACGTTGTAGGTCTTCGGCTGCGGCATCCCCTTGCCGCCGCGGGTCTTCACCGTCTCGACGGCCTGGGTCTCCTTGAGCCTGGTGGCCCAGATGATCTGGCCGGCGACGCGGGTGCGGCCGTAGACGCGGGCGATCGCCGCGCCCTCGCTGGACGCGGTGACGTAGAGCTCGGACAGGCGCGGCCCGGTGGCGATCTGCGGCTTGGCGCGCGCGCCGAACAGGGCGCGATCCGCGACCCCGCCGAGGGCGGCGCCGGCGATCCCGCCGAGGACGCCGCCGAGCGGCCCGCCGAGCGCGGTGCCGACCGCCTTGCCGGCATAGGACAGCACCAGCGTGCTCATCGGGCGATCTCCGGAAAGCGGAAGGCATGCGCGATGCGCCGGCTCCAGGCCGGCGGGATCCAGCTCTCCAGGACGGAATGGCCGTCATAGGCGTGGATCATGCGGCTTGGCCCCGTGAGGATGGCGCAGTGCTTGGCCGGCAGCCCGTTGCGCCAGCGGAACAGCAGCACGTCACCGGCTTCCGCCTGCGGGATCGGGATTTCCTCAAGGTGGCGGCGGGCCGCCTCGCGCAGCGTCTCGCTGCCGTGATCCTCGGCCCAGCTCGGGCTGTAGGGCGGCGGCGCCTCCGGCTCGGCCCCGTACAGCTCGGCATAGACGCCGCGCAGCAGGCCGAGGCAGTCGCAGCCCACCCCCTTGAGCGCGGCCTGATGATGGTAGGGGGTGGCGAGCCACGTCCGGGCGAGGGCGACGACCCGCACGCGGATGCGATCAGAGGCGTCCGCCGTCATTCTGCGCTCCCGCCGGGCTGGCCGACACCGCGTAGTCGTTGCCCGGCAGATCCGGGAAGCCGCGGAAGTGGACGCCATTGCCGAACTTGGCCCGGCAACTCGTGAAGGACTTGTCGCAACCGGCCGTGAGCGTGAAGGTGTCGCCGGCCGCCATCGGGGCGGGCATCGGCTCCCACAGCTCGAGCAAGGCGCTCGATCCGGAGCGCAGGTGGGCGCGCACCTCGACGACTGCCCCGGCATTGGCGCCGGAGGCCCAGACCAGGCGGCCGGCCGTGAACCAGTCGGGGCGGTAGGCCTCAAGGCCCGCGGCGACGAGCGCGCGGGCGGAGCGCACGGCGGTGACGTGGCCGCTGCCCCGGTAGGCGGCGGCGGTGGCGTCGATCCCGCAGCGGGGATCGCCGAACAGGGCATCGCAGGAGCGCTGGTAGAGCCGGCCGCGGGGCTGCGCCAGGCGATCGGCCAGACCGCGCACCTCGGCGGTGAAGCCGCTGCGGCCGCGCGAGACCTCGCCGATGGTGCCGGACAGGATGAGCACCGCATGGGCCGGGGCGGTCCAGTCCAGCCACCACACCGCGACCGCCGCGCCGTCGTAGAGGCCGCGGGCGAGCTCGGCCTCGGCCAGCCGCCCGCTGCTCAGCGCGCCCATGATCTCCAGGCTGTCGACGGCCAGCCCGGCGCTCTGCTCGAGGGCGCTGCCGGTGGCGCCGCTCTCGGCCGAGCAGAGCACGCCGTCACAGAGGACGTCCTCGTCGTGATCGGTGAAGCCGAGGCGCTGGCCGTCGCTGCGGGTGAGGATCCAGCAGCGGCACAGGGTGGTGACGCCGCTGGCGAGGCTGGCGGCGAGGCCGGGCGGCAGGGTCTTCATCGGCGCAGCTCGATCACCGGAATGTCGGCGACCACGCCGGCCAGCACGGCCTGATGGTCGATCTCGAGGCGGTCGCTGGCAAAGCGCACCGGCACATCGAACAGGAAGCCCGCCGTCACCGCCGCACCCGGCGCCGGCGCCGCGGCGAGCGTGACGCGCCCGGTGGTCGGATCGGCGGAGAAGCCGGTGGGGGCGAGCTCGGTGCCGGCGACCGCGATGCGCACGGAACCGGCGACCGGCTTGCGGATGGGGCGGACATAGGGAGCAAAGGCGCCGCCATAGGTCTTGGCGAGCGGGAACACGGTGGTGCTGCCGTCGCCGGTGCCGAGCGGCTGGTCGGTGGGAGCCGGCTGCTGGCCAAGCGCACAGGAGGCATGGTCGAAGGTGTCGCGCCAGCGGAAGCCGTAGAGCGGCCCGCGGCGCTCCTCGAAGAAGGCCAGCAGCAGGGCGATGTCCTCGGCCCGGCGCAGCGCCGGGCCGGCATTGTAGGAGCGGCGGGAGTGGCGCCAAAGGCTGTTGCGCTCCTCGTCGCCCGAGCCCAGCGTGACGATCTCGGTGCGCCGCTCGGGCCCGCCGCGCGAGCCGTAGGAGAGGCTCAAGGGAAAGCGCACCTCGTGGAAGGGCGCGGCCATCAGCCCGACCGCATGCCCCGCTGCACCGCCCGGTAGAGGGCGGCGGTGATCTGGGCCTCGGAGCGCGCGAAGCTCGGCGCGTCGGGCGTCTGCACCACCATGCTGACCTGGATCAGAGGACGCGCAGCCTGAGGGGGAGCACCCGTGTGGGCTGCAACCCGGAAGCCGGACCTGGGCTGAGCGCCGACGAAGCCGCCACCCTGATAGCCGCGCACACCTCGGCGGATGGCCTCCAGATTGGCGGGGCCGATGCGGGCGGTCGAGGCCGCGTCGAACACGAATTCCTTGCCGTGAACCACGCCCGCGATCTGGCCGACACCACCGTTTCCGGTATAGCCGCCGCCCGCGAAGCCGATCAGCTTGCCGATCGAGGAGAAGATATCTCCGCCGCCCGGGCTCGCCTGACTGAACAGCGAGTTGAACAGACGGTCGATCGCCTTGTCACCCAGCCTGCCAACCAAGCTCACCAGAGAACCGCCGAGCGCGTCAGCGAAGCTCTTGCCGTTGCGCAGATCGCTCACAAGGTCTTTGACGAAGCCGCTTCCGGTCAACTTGGCCTCTGCAACGGAGCGCAGTTGCTGCAGGCTGTCGTAGGCTTGCTGGAACTCTGGCGTGCCTTCCCCGAAGCGGCTTCTGGCAATCAGATAGTCTTGCTGCTCGCCCGGCGTGCGGCCGAGCGCGGCGTAGGCGTCGCTGAGGTCGAGGGCGAGCGCCTTCCGCTGCCCTGCCGCCGTCACCGCCGCGCGCGCCGCGGCGTTGCGCTGCAACTCCTCGGTCTGGGTCTTCAGCTCACCCGTGAGGGTGCTGGTGTTGGCGGCCAGAGCCTCTTCCGCGGTCTTGAACCGGTTCGCGATCTCGTCGCCACGCTCGCGAGCCGCCCGCAGGTAATCCTCGGCGGCGGCAAGGCGCTCCTTGGCGACGGCATCCTTGCCGGCCGCGGCCGTCTCGGCCTCGATCTGGCGCACCCGCTCGGCCTGGGCGAGGTTCTGAGGCGAGGACCGCCGCGCGCGCCCGGCCGACTCGTCAAGGACGCCCTGGACCGTGTTGCGCGCCACGGCCGGGTTTTTGTTCGCGGCGTCATCGCCCAGGATGCTGCGCCCCGACACCCCGCCGCGCCCGTCCCGCGCAGTGCGCAGCAGGTTGAGGCCACCGCTCGGCCCGTAGTTGTGGAGTAAGTACAGGTTCTCCAGCGATGCGGCGAACCCCGCATCCAAGAGCTTCTTGCCGTTCTCGCGCCCATAGGCTTCGGTCAGCCGCTCGTTGACGGCGCGATCCTGCTTCAGGCCGAGGATGGCCGCATCCGTCATGCCCGCAGCCAGATTGGAGAACTCCTTCCGATAGAGCTCAACGAAGGTCGTGTCGAGAAACTGACCGTACCCTGATGCCGATGACCTCGTGTTCTTGGCGGGGTTGTTGCCCTCCGCTCCGAACACCGCCCGCACGTAGCCTTCCGGGAGGATGACTTCGCCCTTGGCCTGCTCGGCAGCCTGGGCCTGGTAGGCTTCAACAGCCCGGGTGCCCGCCGCCTCGAAGCCCTTGGCCGCGTGCTCATTGCCGGCGGTGCGCGCCGCCTCGGCCATGTCGTGGAACCGGCGGACGATCTGCTGCAGGCCGCGCTCGTAGGACGAGAGGCCGGCCGTGCGCTTGTCGAAGTCGGCGGCCTCGAGGGCCTGCTTCGCCGCCGCTCCGCCGGCCGCATAGGACTTCCGGAGCAGATCAAGGCGGGCCTGCAACGCACCGTACTTCTCGATCGCGTTCTGAACACCGCCCGCGATTTCCACGTCGGGATGGCTGATGAGGTTGGCAAGCGCCTTTTCGACCTTGACGACTTCGGCCTCAACCTCGCGCAACTTGGCCGCCTCCGGGTCGAGAGCACGAATGATCTCGCCGGCCTGGACCGACAGTTCGCGCGCGCCGATGTCACTCGCTGCCTTCTTCGCGTCCTCCAGCTGCTTCGTGATGCGCGCGATGGCGTCGTCGAGGACCTTAAGCTGCTGCGGGTCGGCGATGCTCGGCACGAGCATCCGGACCTGATCCTCCGACAGGCCGCTGGCGCGTAACTCTTTCGCGTACTCGCTCTCCACGCCCTCGGCCGCCGCACGCCGCTGGGCCTGCAGCATGGCAAGCTGCTCTTCTGGCGAGAGCGCGGTGAAGCCGCCGACCGCGCGACCGATGATACCCGCTGTGCGCGAGGCCGCGGAGCCGAGATCGTTCCAGATCTGGCCCCACAGGCTGGTCAGCTTCGCGGCCCGCTCAAGCTCCGGCTGCACGGCCCGGGTCAGGACATTGATCGCCTCCTGGCGGTTGCCTTGAGCAGTCAGTGTCTTGACGTACTGCATCGTCGCGTCGTCAAGCGCGCCGATCCTGGCGTTCAGCTCCTCGGCGCCCCGGGCCGGGTCGGAGAACAACTTGGCGAGTTCCTTGCCGGCCTCAGGAAGATCCGTGCCAGTGAGCTTGGCATACCCTTTCGCCAGAGAGGCTACGCCCTCCAGATTGCCGACTCCGACCTTGCCCGTCGACGCCACGGAGGTGACGGTCTGCTGGGCATCACCGAGGGAGATGTTCTGCGCCTTCGAGATAGCCTCGGAGATGCGGTTGACGTCGCGAACCGTGGCGCCGGACGCCCGGCCGATGCCCGTCAGGCCGAGCTCTATCCGGTTCTGCATCTCGGCGTACTGGATTCCGAGGAAGGCCGCAGCGGCCCCGGCGCCAGCGATGCCGCCGACGAGGAGACGGGCCGGCGTGAGGGCAGCAGTGAACTGGCGCGCCAGAGATTTGACGCCCGCCGCCGCGCCGCCCGGCGTCTCGGACAGGGCCGAGTAGACCTGCCCGCCCTGCTGCGCCAGCACGGTGAGCGGCGAAGCGCCCGACCCCAGAGACGCGATGACGTCCTGGAACTGGTAGCCGAGATTGCGCAGCTGATCACCGCGCAGGCCCTGCTCCAGATTGTCGGTGATCGCCTTGGCCGCGCGCTTGGACGACTGATCCGCCTTGCGGGCGAACGCATCGACGTCGCCGGTCGCCTTGGCCAACTGGCGCGACAGACGGGTGACGTCCGCGTCCAGCGCGATGACAAGCCGTTCGAGGTCAGTGGCCATCAGCGAAGCCCGATCCACGCAGCGAGAGCATTTTCCTCGCCTTCGGTCAGCTCTGGGTCGCCCCGGGGATCCTGGGCTCTATTCCAAGCCGCGACGATCTCGTTGAACTCCTCGAGCGACAGCCCATCGAGGCTGTGCAGGCCGATGATCAGGGCGTTGGCGCGGAGGGCGGCGAAGTCGATGCGGCCGTCATCGACGGCGACGAGATCGCCGCTTCCCGGTTTCCCTGGCGGGTGACCTCCTCGCCGGCATTGCCGAGGACGGCGGCCCCGAGGACCAGGATGGCGACCGCGATGACCTCCGCCAGAGGCGTCTCGTCGCCGGCGTAGAGCCGCACGAGCTTGGCCGCCTGCGGCGCCGGCAGCCCGCCGCCGATCAGCCCGAGCCGCACCGTCTCCTGCGCGTCCTCGACCCGGGCGCGGCCCTCCACCAGGCGCTTGAGCACCTCGGGCGGGCCGGCGTCGCACCTCTCCTGCAGCTCCTTCAGCCGCGGGATGTCCAGATGGAACAGGTACGTCCCATCGGCCCAATCGAGTTCGATGCTGGTCTTGCGCGCCATCAGGATGCTGCCACCCAGGTGACCGGCCCCGTCGATTGCATCTCGATCGCCTTGGTGACGCGCTGGCCCTTGCTGGCGCCGTCTTCCATCGAGGTGAGATGGAACAGGCCGAGCCAGTAGCCGCCGTCCTCCGCCGCGGTGCCGGACTTCTGGATGCGCACGCGCACCGGAGCGTCGTCATCATAAGCGGCCCGCCAGCGCGGCTCGCTCTCCTTGGCCATCACACCGCGGCCCGAGATACGCACCGACTTCGAGACCACGTCGCGCTCGGTCCAGGCCGCCGCGTCTTCATTGTCGCAATCGGGCACCTGGGTCTCGCTGACGTCCTTGCTGAAGGTGACCGACCGCTCGGTCAGCCCGCACGGGGCCACGAAGGTGTTCGGGGTGGTGGTGCTCTCGAGCAGCACCTGATAGCCCGCAAAGCTGCGGGTCGTGGCCTGCGCCATCTCAATCTCCTGGGGCTGGGGTCAGACGCGCTCGACGAGAGCGCGGAAGGAAAGGCGAGCGCGAACCAGAAGCGGCTCGCTGCCGTCGGTCGTGGTGTCCCGGTGCTCGATCTCGAGGAGCACCCAGGGCGCAGCGAGCGTCAGGGGCGCGAGATGGAGCGCGTCGCGCACCAGGCCGGCGATGCGGGAGGCCTCGGGTTTCCCGACCGCGTCGGACCAGACGTCGAGGTCGGCATAGACCTCCAGCCCCTCCACACAGTCGGCCCGGTCATCCACGGCCTGGAAGCTGCGCAGGTGGAGGTAGGGCAGGTCCGTCTTGGCGGGGATGCGGTCATAGACGCGTCCGCTGACCGCCGCGCCGGCCGGGGACGTCTTCAGCGCCGCGACGAGCGCGCCCTGCAGCGCGAGTTCCGCGCTCATTCAGCTGCCCCACTGCCGCCCGTCTGACCGGCTGCAATGTCCTTCGCTGCCTTGCGGCCAGCGCGGACGATCCTCGCCGTGGTGCGCTTCTTCAGCGCCCGATAGGCCGGGTAGAAGTACGGCTTTGCCGTCGCCCCTGGGTTCTGGGTGCCCGAGAATCGCCCCTTGTTGATGTGCGGCGCGGTGCCGAACTCCACCAGGCGGGCGTACCAGGCCGTCGCATCGCCCGCGACCACGTGCACCGAGAAGTCGGGGTCGCCAACGAGCCCGCCCGGCCCGCCGACACCGCGCACGTTCGCGTTCTCGGGCGTGTAGGTGCCCTTCACGGCCCGGATCGACTGGCGCAGGGCGCCGGACTTCACGGGCGCGAGGCGCTTCTGCAGGGCGACGATTTCATCGGCCCCCTGCGCGATGGCCGGCCCGACCGCGGCGCGCACCTTGTCCGGCAGCGCCTGCAGCTTCTGCAGCAGCTTGTCGCGGTTCCTGATCGCCATCGATGATCTCCGCTGCGCCCGCAGCCACGGCCGCCTCGACCTGCACCTGGGGCAGGCGCTTCTCCTCGCCCTTGCGGTGGGCGATCACGACGCTCGGCCGGGGCCAGAAGTCGAAGTCGCGCAGGAAGCGCACGCGCGCGGCCATCAGGCGGTCTCCCCGGCCATGCACACCAGCGTGATCCACTGGCGCCTGCGGTCCATGTCAGCGGCGGCCTGGATCGCGTAGACCGTACCGGTGCGGACATCGACGGCGCGCCAGGACGGGGTGATGGTCCGGGTTTGCCTGTCGAAGCGGACGATCATCGTGACCGGCTGGCGGCCGGTGAGGCGCGCCGCCAGCACCGCCTCGCTGCCGGGCTTCATCAGGAAGGCCGCGGCGCGCGTGAACTGCGCCTCGAACGGGCCCGGCACGGTGTTGCCGTAGCCGTCCTCCGTGCCGCCCCGCTTCTCGAAGCGGATGCGCTCGCGGAGTGCGCCGGCCCCGAACGCCAGCCCCGGTCCCGCACTCATGCGATCGCCGGGTCGCGCAGCCGATGCAAGAGCGACCGCACCGCATCGGTCAGTGGGTCGACCTGCCCCTCCCGGTTCTCGTACAGGACGCCGAGCGCCAGCAGGATCGCCGCCTTGACCCGCGCCGGCACCGTCTCCGCGGTCCAGCCGTGCTCGGGCGTCTTGAGGTAGTCGAGCACGAGGTCGGTCGCGGCCTCGATCTTGTCCTGCACCAGCGCATCCTCATCGGTGCCGTCGATGCGCAGGTGCAGCTTGGCCGCTTCCAGCGTGACCAGAGCCATGGCCCTCACCACCTCCGGCTATCAGGGCCGAGTTGGGTCGCGGCCGGGCGGGCCGGCCTTGCCCTCGGGCCCGCGCTCGCCCGGCTTGCCGTCCTTGCCATCGCGGCCGCGCTTGACCGCCAAGCGCCAGCCCTCGCCGCCATCCGGCTTCGAACTCGTCTCGGCCTGAGCGATCCAGAACGAGCCGGCCCAGGTGACGCCGTCGCCGGGCTGGTAGGTCGTGCCCGCCTTGTAGACGCCGCGATCGATCACCGTCGGGACGCGGTGGCGGAACTCCTTCACCTCCTCGCCGCGGCGGTAGCGCCGGATGAGGGTCCGCCCATCGCCGGCGAGCTCCTCCTCCATATCCTCGAAGCCGAAGCCATCGGCGCCGCGCTCACCAGGAGCCCCCGGCTCACCGCGCTCGCCCGTCTCACCAGGAGGCCCCTGCTCGCCCTTCTCTCCGGGCGGGCCCGGCTCGCCGCGCTCGCCGGCCGGGCCAGGTTCACCGCGCTCGCCACGCTCTCCGGGCTCACCGCGCTCGCCCCGCTCACCGGGAGGACCCGGCTCGCCCTGCGGCCCCCGTCCGCCCCGCTCGCCTGGAGGCCCCTGCTCGCCGGGCTCGCCACGCTCTCCTTGATCGCCGGGCGGTCCCTGTTCACCGCGCTCACCGGGCGGACCCTGCTCACCCGCAGCGCCGGGCTCGCCCGGCAGGCCGCGCTCACCTTGTGGCCCGCGCTCGCCCGGCCGGCCCTGGTCGCCACGCTCTCCGCGCTCGCCAGAAGGACCCGGCTCGCCCTTCTCCCCGGGCGGTCCCTGCTCACCGCGCGGGCCCGGCGCACCATCCTTGCCGGCGCTGCCGGCCCGGCCATCCTTGCCGTCCCGGCCGACCACGAGGCCAAGCTGCTTGGTGTCGCCGTTCGACAGCGTGACCACGAGGTTGCCGGAGCGATCGATCAGAGCATCGGCGAGGCCGACGCCGTCCTTGCCGTCCACGCCGTCGCGACCGTCCCGGCCGGGCGCCCCGTCCTTCGGGAGCGGGATCTGGCTGACGGCCTGCGTGACCGCCTCCTCGACAGCGATCCGCAGGGCCTCCGGTTCGACGTCCTGGCCATCCCGACCGTCGGTGCCATCCTTGCCATCGCGACCTGGTTCTCCTTGTTCGCCACGCTCACCGGGAGCGCCGTCCCGGCCATCGCGGCCGTCGGCACCGTCCTTGCCATCTCGGCCAACCACCAAGCCAAGATCACGGGTCTCGCCATTCGTCAGCGTGACGACAAGCTTGCCAGTCCGGTCGATGAGGGCGTCAGCAACACCGACCCCATCTGCGCCGTCCCGGCCCGGCGCGCCGTCCTTCGGAACGGGGATCCGACCGACCGCCTGCGTGACGGCACGCTCGACAGCGGCCGCGAGCACCTCGGGATCGAAGTCCTTTCCGTCCCTCCCATCTCGCCCGGGCGCGCCGTCCTTCGGCTGCGGGATGGCTGCAACCGCCTTGGAGACCTCCTCGGCAACCGCGGAACGCAGCAGGTCCGGATCGAAGTCCTGGCCATCCCGACCATCGGCCCCGTCCTTACCGTCTCGACCCGGCTCTCCTCGCTCGCCACGAGCGCCATCACGTCCAGGCTCGCCATCTTTGCCGTCCCGGCCGACCACGCTGCCGAGATCGCGGGTCTCGCCGTTCGACAGGGTGAGGACGAGATGGCCGCTGCGGTCGATCAGGGCGCCCGCAACGCCGACGCCATCCCTGCCGTCCCGGCCCGGCGTCCCGTCCTTCGGAACAGGGATCTGGCTGAGGGCCTTCGTGACGGCCTGCTCGACAGCGGCCGTCATGGCCGCGGGATCGAAGTCCTTGCCATCCCGTCCGTCCTTCCCGTCCGTGCCGTCGCGCCCAGGCGCACCGTCCCGCGGCCTCGGGATAGCGTCGACCGCCTTGGATACCTCCTCGACCACCGCGGTGCGGAGAAGCTCCGGATCGAAGTCGCGGCCGTCCCGACCATCCGCCCCATCCGTGCCATCGCGGCCCGGCTCGCCCGGCGCGCCGTCGACCCCATCGCGGCCGTCCCGGCCGGGCGCGCCATCGGCCCCGTCCTTGCCGTCCTTGCCTGTCACGCGGCCGACGCTGAGCTCCTCGCCCGTCGTCATCGTCAGGACGAGCAGGCCATCCGCGGTGACGATGGCCTTCGCGAGGCCGCGGCCCGGCTGGCCATTGTGACCCCGCTCGCCGCGCCGAGGCTCCCGCCTCTCCAGCGCCTCGAGCCGGGCGAGCAGCGGCCCCACCGTCCGGGCGAGATAGCCCTCCACCGCGCGAAACACCGCCTCCGCGAGCCGGTCAGCCTCATCCATGGGCGGGCGCCTCAGCGAACTTGAGCCGGAGGGCCGTCGCCAGACGCGCGATGTTCTCACTCGCCGCCTGCGGATCCGGGGGCGCGTCCACCGCGGCCGGGTGGAACGGATCGGCCTGCGCATCGCGCTTGGCCAGCGCCGCGAGACTGAAGTTCTGTTGCTGCAAATAGGGGGACTCGCCCCCCGGGACCGGCTTGAGGTCGAGCCGTCGGCGCGCCTCGTTCGGCGATTTGATCCCGGCCCCCACCGCCTCCTTCTCGGCGTTGATCAACGCCGTGGTGTCCATCCGCAAGAGATTGTCGACGTCGAACTCCGTGCCGATGCCCTCCGCCAGGCCGAGACCTTCGTCGAGACAGAGCTCGATCGCCTCGATCAGGGCCTGAAGGCACTGCGAATAATACTCGATGTTGAGCGCCTGAACGTTGTTGTAGGACGGCAGCGGCCCGACGCCGATCTTGTAGGGCGGGACATGGTAGGTGGAGCAGACCACCTCGGCGGTCCACCTCAGCTGCTCGATCAGCTGAAAGTCGACGGCCTTGGCCTTCATCGGCTCGTATTTGAGGCCGTCGCCGAGCACGGCCACCTTGCCGGCGTTCTTCCCCGAATAGTTGCTCTCCCAGTGCTCCTTCAGCCGCTTGGCCGTGTCGTCGTGGATCGCCCCGGGCGCCGTCAGGATGCCGCTCGGCTGCGCCCCGTTCTGGAAGAACTGCGTGCTGTCGTTCTGGATGGCCAGACCCTGGGTTGCGGCCAGCCCCCCGGCGAAGATCGGCGACAGCCCGATCAGCGGGTGAAAGAAGCAGTTGAAGCGGTCGTGGATGATCTCGCGCGCCGGGACGACGACGCTCCCGGTCAGGCCGCTGATCCGGTCGGTGTTGAGCTGGTAGAAGACCGAGCCGTCGTCCGCGACCAGCGGAGTGACCAGGTTCCAGTCAAGCACATAGAGCCGCACCACGACGCCGCGGTTGTCGCGCTGCTTCAGGACGATGCTGTTGCCGGACTGCAGCTTCGAGAGCACCCAGCTTTCCATGAACTGGATGCGGTTCTGGAAGTGGTTCGGCTTGCGCAGGACCGGCGAATAGGCCGGATTCGTGACCTCGGCCCAGATCCCGTCATCGCCCCTTTGGACCAGCTTGATGCGCAGTTTCGCGATGTCCGAGGCGATCAGCGTGCGGCAGGCGAAGTCGGCATGATGGGACAGGACGGCGTTATACTTCACCGCCACGCTCTGCTGCCACGCCCCGGCGACGCTCTCGAGGATGCGGAGCCAAC
Encoded here:
- a CDS encoding NlpC/P60 family protein, which codes for MTADASDRIRVRVVALARTWLATPYHHQAALKGVGCDCLGLLRGVYAELYGAEPEAPPPYSPSWAEDHGSETLREAARRHLEEIPIPQAEAGDVLLFRWRNGLPAKHCAILTGPSRMIHAYDGHSVLESWIPPAWSRRIAHAFRFPEIAR
- a CDS encoding DUF2163 domain-containing protein; amino-acid sequence: MKTLPPGLAASLASGVTTLCRCWILTRSDGQRLGFTDHDEDVLCDGVLCSAESGATGSALEQSAGLAVDSLEIMGALSSGRLAEAELARGLYDGAAVAVWWLDWTAPAHAVLILSGTIGEVSRGRSGFTAEVRGLADRLAQPRGRLYQRSCDALFGDPRCGIDATAAAYRGSGHVTAVRSARALVAAGLEAYRPDWFTAGRLVWASGANAGAVVEVRAHLRSGSSALLELWEPMPAPMAAGDTFTLTAGCDKSFTSCRAKFGNGVHFRGFPDLPGNDYAVSASPAGAQNDGGRL
- a CDS encoding DUF2460 domain-containing protein; protein product: MAAPFHEVRFPLSLSYGSRGGPERRTEIVTLGSGDEERNSLWRHSRRSYNAGPALRRAEDIALLLAFFEERRGPLYGFRWRDTFDHASCALGQQPAPTDQPLGTGDGSTTVFPLAKTYGGAFAPYVRPIRKPVAGSVRIAVAGTELAPTGFSADPTTGRVTLAAAPAPGAAVTAGFLFDVPVRFASDRLEIDHQAVLAGVVADIPVIELRR
- a CDS encoding phage tail length tape measure family protein codes for the protein MATDLERLVIALDADVTRLSRQLAKATGDVDAFARKADQSSKRAAKAITDNLEQGLRGDQLRNLGYQFQDVIASLGSGASPLTVLAQQGGQVYSALSETPGGAAAGVKSLARQFTAALTPARLLVGGIAGAGAAAAFLGIQYAEMQNRIELGLTGIGRASGATVRDVNRISEAISKAQNISLGDAQQTVTSVASTGKVGVGNLEGVASLAKGYAKLTGTDLPEAGKELAKLFSDPARGAEELNARIGALDDATMQYVKTLTAQGNRQEAINVLTRAVQPELERAAKLTSLWGQIWNDLGSAASRTAGIIGRAVGGFTALSPEEQLAMLQAQRRAAAEGVESEYAKELRASGLSEDQVRMLVPSIADPQQLKVLDDAIARITKQLEDAKKAASDIGARELSVQAGEIIRALDPEAAKLREVEAEVVKVEKALANLISHPDVEIAGGVQNAIEKYGALQARLDLLRKSYAAGGAAAKQALEAADFDKRTAGLSSYERGLQQIVRRFHDMAEAARTAGNEHAAKGFEAAGTRAVEAYQAQAAEQAKGEVILPEGYVRAVFGAEGNNPAKNTRSSASGYGQFLDTTFVELYRKEFSNLAAGMTDAAILGLKQDRAVNERLTEAYGRENGKKLLDAGFAASLENLYLLHNYGPSGGLNLLRTARDGRGGVSGRSILGDDAANKNPAVARNTVQGVLDESAGRARRSSPQNLAQAERVRQIEAETAAAGKDAVAKERLAAAEDYLRAARERGDEIANRFKTAEEALAANTSTLTGELKTQTEELQRNAAARAAVTAAGQRKALALDLSDAYAALGRTPGEQQDYLIARSRFGEGTPEFQQAYDSLQQLRSVAEAKLTGSGFVKDLVSDLRNGKSFADALGGSLVSLVGRLGDKAIDRLFNSLFSQASPGGGDIFSSIGKLIGFAGGGYTGNGGVGQIAGVVHGKEFVFDAASTARIGPANLEAIRRGVRGYQGGGFVGAQPRSGFRVAAHTGAPPQAARPLIQVSMVVQTPDAPSFARSEAQITAALYRAVQRGMRSG
- a CDS encoding gene transfer agent family protein, which encodes MARKTSIELDWADGTYLFHLDIPRLKELQERCDAGPPEVLKRLVEGRARVEDAQETVRLGLIGGGLPAPQAAKLVRLYAGDETPLAEVIAVAILVLGAAVLGNAGEEVTRQGNREAAISSPSMTAASTSPPSAPTP
- a CDS encoding phage tail tube protein gives rise to the protein MAQATTRSFAGYQVLLESTTTPNTFVAPCGLTERSVTFSKDVSETQVPDCDNEDAAAWTERDVVSKSVRISGRGVMAKESEPRWRAAYDDDAPVRVRIQKSGTAAEDGGYWLGLFHLTSMEDGASKGQRVTKAIEMQSTGPVTWVAAS
- a CDS encoding DUF3168 domain-containing protein; its protein translation is MSAELALQGALVAALKTSPAGAAVSGRVYDRIPAKTDLPYLHLRSFQAVDDRADCVEGLEVYADLDVWSDAVGKPEASRIAGLVRDALHLAPLTLAAPWVLLEIEHRDTTTDGSEPLLVRARLSFRALVERV
- a CDS encoding HK97-gp10 family putative phage morphogenesis protein; protein product: MAIRNRDKLLQKLQALPDKVRAAVGPAIAQGADEIVALQKRLAPVKSGALRQSIRAVKGTYTPENANVRGVGGPGGLVGDPDFSVHVVAGDATAWYARLVEFGTAPHINKGRFSGTQNPGATAKPYFYPAYRALKKRTTARIVRAGRKAAKDIAAGQTGGSGAAE
- a CDS encoding phage head closure protein; protein product: MSAGPGLAFGAGALRERIRFEKRGGTEDGYGNTVPGPFEAQFTRAAAFLMKPGSEAVLAARLTGRQPVTMIVRFDRQTRTITPSWRAVDVRTGTVYAIQAAADMDRRRQWITLVCMAGETA
- a CDS encoding head-tail connector protein, translating into MALVTLEAAKLHLRIDGTDEDALVQDKIEAATDLVLDYLKTPEHGWTAETVPARVKAAILLALGVLYENREGQVDPLTDAVRSLLHRLRDPAIA